The sequence AGAATTAAGAAATTGCATTGACATCACTGAACCCAGAGACTACTCGTCATCAGAGGAAATGGTATTTTATTCTGATGCTATATTTTCTCGGACATGCTATGTTGCATTTTTATATCAATATTCCTTTCTACAACTTTTAGGTACAAAGACTTACATCTGCTTCAACCACACTGAGGAGGATGTTAGCTCTTCCATCATTCCAGGACTGCCAAGAGAATAATGGATTAGGAGATATGATGGATGAAGATATTATGAACAATGTGGCAGTTCGTTTGAAGTTGAGCCTCACTGTTTGGGATTTTACTCTCCCACTGACACCTTCTTTACCTGCTGTTTTTGGCGTATCCTGGCACTATTCTCTTTCATTCTGTTATGTTTGGATAATTTAAGATATAATAAGGATTCAATATGCTTGTTTCTGGTGTGCAGCACATACTTTGTAGACCTACAGTTGGGAATTTGTGACTGAATTGTCTATGCTGTCCTTGCGTTGTAGTCATCATTAATTTGCATTTTCACTGTACTTTTATGGATTTGTTCATCATTGACTATACTCAGATATCTGAAACTGTGATTGAAGATCGGTTTTGCTTGGAGCATGGGACCAAAGGTTGGTATGATGCACTCGATCATCACTTCAGGTGGCTCCTCCAATACAGAATCAGTCCATTTTTCTGCAGATGGGGAGATAGCATGCGCATTCTAGCATACACATGCCCTTGGCCTGGTAACACTTCCATCTTTGTTGGTAAAACAATCTGCTGctatggagtgtgatttttttctcacttgtttattattattatagctGACCATCCAAAGGCGAAAGAATATTACTCTGATCCAAGACTAGCAGCATATGCTGTACCATATGCACCTATCCTATCAAGGTATTGCTCAAATTTCTGCCAAGTTTTATACCAATTTGCTATATATGTTTTTGGCTCATTTTTCTTATTCACAACAGCACTGATGCTGCGAAAAATTCCCTGCGAAGAGAGGTTGAAATCTTGAAATCAGAGGCTCATTGGTCGAAATCTTACTTCTATTTGTGGGATGAGGTGTGTCATTGCTCAGTTACACGTCTCTACAACACAAAATGCAAGTTTCTCCTTAGTTGTAGTGTTCTTTATGATGCCATATCAATTTGTAGGTTCCATTATGGCCTGCGTAGCTAATAGCTATATGCAGTTGGACCTACATTATTCCTATGAATAATAGCAGTCTTAGATTATCAGGTTTAATTATACATCTATGTTGATTGTTGaatagaaaaatatggttaATTCTTACTGATGTTTAGATCTATTCTCTTAATCGGATAAGGGTAACTTCTGTTGTAATATAATGCGTCCTGATGTAACATACCATGAACAATAAAGTGATACGGAGTACATTGAACATCCCATGTCCAGTATATTCTTATATCGTAAACACACATAAAATTGGAAACCGGCAAGTATAACCGTAACTGCATCTTTCACATGCAAAAATTTTGTAGATACATGATTGTGAGCGTGGTAATGACGAGACCAACCAGTTTATGCACTGCTCAATAAAGCATGACACCTGAAATAACCAAAATAGCTACATGTGTGCTCCATAGAACATAGGGATAGGCACGGACCAACCCGTGGGTACTCTTTGGGCCACGCTCCAACATCAATTTATACTGTTCATTTCAGTATTAAAGAAGAGCTACCTTATGATCTAacagttatttttatttttctcagcCACTGAATATGGAACAGTATGATGTAATCTGCAGCATCTCTAATGAGTTGCGTTCATATGCATCTGATGTGCGTATTTTGACAACTTATTACTGTGGTGAGTAAGACAATCTAATCTCCCTTAGTGATGGTGCGTGTTAAACAACATCCTTCCCTACTTGAATTTGTAATTAGCATATATTTAGATTGGTCATTGGTGTATCATAAAATAACTTCCTTTATTGTTTAGCCATTAGGTATGGTGTTTTTTATATCCTGTATGGAATGACCATATGGATTACCTGCTTACGATGCAAAGATCTTCTATCACCCTGTTTGGTCCTACTTTTTCTTCAAGTCAGGATAACATTTATGTACCTACAGAAGCTGATCACACTTGGCAAGTCTTGAGTTTCTTTTAAGCATATATCTTATTTTTAAATGCAAATGGCTCATGTAGGCCCAAGTGGTTCTGAACTGGCTCCTTCTACATTTGAGGCCTTTGTGAAAGTTCCAAATGTTCTACGTCCACATACGCAGATATTTTGCACAAGGTTTGCACTCCTGCTGGTATTTCTTATTTGTTCTAAACAGCTGAAATAGTGTGGGCATACGGTGTCCATATCCCTGTTTACAATATGTACACATGTTTCACACTGACATAGCATGCTACGCTTataatttttccaaaaaaactGATACAACAGCATAGATCTATACTAGGAATGGGAGTGGGCTAATCCACGGGTACCCATTGACTTGCACTAGTTTAACTAAAATTGCACCTTTTCACtagcaagaaagaaaaaaaaaaggatttttagTTGAACTAGTGGGTCAAGGGGTACCCATTTGTGGACTCACTCCGATAGCTGCTCAATACTGATGCTAAAATGATGGACTTGTAATGCTTTATtctacaacaaaaaaaaacataaggttCAAAACTTTTAAGTTTTTTACCGTGTTTTCTACGTCTTACATTATCTTGTCAAATAAATTCAGAGCTAGGTTCAGATATTAGAAACTAGTCCTAATTTGTAACATAAACAAGATAGATACAATTATCAATGCCGGTCTGAAAGAATTTTTTCCATTCTCACAAGGCACTGACATTATGATGATACGACATTGGCAATTTGATGGAATTCACAACTCTGATACATGTTGGAAATGTTTGGCACTGTGTGGATATTGGATATGCGACATGGAGGCTAGTAGAAGTATTGGTAGCTTGGTGCATAAAATCATTTTCATACACTGTTCAAAATCAGATGTAGTATATCCAATTGATCTAGTGTTCTTTTTATACAGTGAATGGGTTCTTGGCACGAGAGAGGACTTGGTGAAGGATATTGTTGCTGAACTACGACCTGATCTTGGTGAAGTAAGAGCAAATTATGTTCTTTTAAATAGTATGGACAACATTCATTTTCTTTCTACAACATCTGTACTTGCATTGGATTTGTGCTTTAGGTTATAGCGTGGATGTTGCCGTGCTTGGAAGAGCTCATGGCTTAGAGCATTTATTTTCTGAATAATGGTGATTTGAATCTGTTGGTATTTTGGTCTAAGATTAGTATTagtcagaattaaaaaaaaaattagttggATAAGAACACATAGGGTTTCGTAATCGGTAATCTTATGAAATGTTGTGCCTGTTTTCCTGTTACTCTCTCCTTTAATGTCTTTTTCTAAGGCACAATTTGACTTGACACTATCTTTAAAATTGAACTCAGATTATTATTTCCGTTAAATATATTGTCATAACTACCCAAAATGGGAAAATCACAAGAAATATTATCAAATATAAATCCAGTGCTACCATTTCCATACACCTACATATAATGAGACCAGGTGTGGGCAAAAAGTTACAAATGTTTGAATCTTGAATAGCACCCGCGCCTTATAAAAGTGGGCTCTCTATGTAAACAGTACTGTTCTCTGGTGCGCCATCCGTTTACTGTTGTGCATGCATATGGACTTATGGAGCCCTTTATAGTTTACTGTTTTTCTATCTTGATGAGCTGAAGTAATTTCAATCTTATCTAGGAATGGTGGACATATGTGTGTATGGGGCCTTCTGATCCTCAACCAAACTGGCATCTTGGGATGCGTGGAACCCAGCACAGGGCAGTGATGTGGAGAGTGTGGAAGGAAGGTGGAACAGGATTCCTTTATTGGGGTACCAACTGCTACGAGAAGGCTATGATTCCAAGTGCTGAGGTATGATGTGGCATCGGGAACCATTTAATACAATGTGATACCAATGTCTATGAAGGTGTATTACATTGAATACTACAGTAAAATTCAACTTGATAGATCGGCCTCTACAATTTGCATCACGCTCATCTGATTGTCTTACTTGGCGTGACTGCAGATTTGTTTCCGACGTGGTCTTCCTCCTGGCGATGGGGTTCTGTTCTATCCTGGTGAAGTGTTTTCTTCATCACATGAACCGGTTGCGTCCACTAGGCTAGAGCGCATTCTCAGTGGCATGCAGGTGAGGTTTTTTGGAATGCTTTGCCTCTGTTAAAATGctagtatatgtttttttaaaagtaatgGAAGTAAATCCAGCCTCTATATGAAAGATGAATTCGTCCACAATGCTAGTATATGTTTGCTAAGTTAGAACTATTCAGATTGAAATTAAGTGCAAAGTACTTATTCTGAAAGAGGCTTCATGGCTGAATCACTTAAGCTGTCATTTAAATCCCACCTTTGCCTTTGATTGTTCACAGTACACCATATTATAAACTGTGAAGCCAATGACATTTGGAATATTGCATGAATGAGACCTTTTCTTTTGAACAAACCAGtgcttagggcctgtttgggggagtttctagctgctgcagcttcttccagaatcagaagctcccccaaacagtccagcttttgGTACAGATTCTGAGAatatgtagttgtagaatccagaaaaagAACTAGAAGACAGAAGCTGAAAAACCTAGTTTTTCCATATTCTCAAAaggtggctaccaaccagctacttctcagaattttaagctcccccaaacaggccatTAGAGTGCGCCAATTTCACTGAATTTAGCAGgaaatttcattgaatataccAAATGAAACTTTCAGTCTTATAGTTTAATTTTGGTTACCAGAACCACAGTTCTCGGCTGTGGATAGTACAAAAACTGAAACTCCATCAGCGAGCAATTTGTTCACGGTTGACTCTGCTCACAGTTGTTCCTTACTGATGTTCTAACGCAGGACATCGAATACCTGAAGCTTTATTCGTCAAGGTACGGCAGGGAGGAAGGTTTAGCTCTCCTTGAGAAGACAGGCGTGTATCTTGGCCCAGATCGTTATGCACTTGACCATGGACCAATTGATGTGATGCGTGGTGAGGTATACCGCACTTGCAGGTCTTAGGGCAGAgctatcaacttctggtgtttCACTGTAGCATCCATCCTGTTGTTGTACATATGATTTCTCATGTACTGGGAGTTGCTAGCAGCAAATACTTATCGTTGAACCCATCAAAGCTCCGTTTTCACGCTCACCTGTTAACACTCCATTCTACGGTATACCTATGATGCTGCTAGCGTGTGACTGCAGCACACGAACTGTATTTTATTCGTCTCGCACGGTGTCGATCCTTATTTCAGAAGGGACATTATGGTGCCCTGTCCCTTCAGAATCTGGTAGCTTTATCGCCTGATGTGGATGTCACCATGGCTATTTCAGGATCTAGCTATTATATGTTATCCTTAAGGAATTTATCACAGGTTGCCATCCAGGAAAAGGAGGCCGCTTACAGCACAAGTGGAAGGTCTTTGTCATGAATCCCGTAGTAATTCCGAAAGATCTTCGACACCTCCATTCATATACCTCAGAAGCTTCAAGAAAAACAACCAATCAGGCCTAGCCGACATACGCGATGCTATTACATGTTTATAGTGATTATTGGTCTAGTCTTTTCAGGTCAAGAATCACAACATGCTTCCTTCGCGCAGACGTTAATCCGAAATTTTCATCCGATTATCCGAGACACTCCTTTTGCCttttcttaattaaaaaaaaactctgttaCCATTGACCAGCTGATAGCGTAATGGATAGCCTATGCTTGTGTAATTCAGGTATACTACAAGTCATTGACCATTAGCAGCTTAACAGCCACTGGAGCAATGGCTTCTTTCGGAATGCAATCTTGGGAGATTACAGTGCACGTATCTTCCCGTTTCCAATCTCCAGCTGATCTTAGGAGATCAGGGGCGAGGATGGCTTGCAATGGTGGCTGCACGGACACTCATTGATAGTCTGATCTCACTGAGCAAACGATATACTCTGGTCGGCCACGGAGTCTGCAGTCTAGTCTAATCTTCACGGGCATTTGGATTGCTGTTGTTCGGATTTCTCTGGTCCAACCAAAACTGACGAGGGGTATTTCGGTACAGTTTTGTAACTGTAGCTTTTCCTCTTACATTTGCATGTACTCCGATAAGGTTATGGTTGAGGGTGAGTGACATGCGGTCCCATAATAGTGGGGATCGGGGCGGGGGTATTTTGGTTTATACGAAAATACGGCAGCATAACATGATTCAAATGCGTTGGATGCTTGCAAAGTGGCAAGGATCCGATTTTATATAAACTGTAACCATATagttacaaataaataaataaatagtaatAATCGATTTTTATGAATTCATAATGATACATGGATCTAATTAATAAAAATGAAGATTTATGGTCGATGGTGAACGGTATCAGGTTGTGTATATGATTATGATGTAATGGAATAATGGAACCAGAGTTGCTGAGCCAACAAGTACCTCTCCTGAATGAGGTACGAGCAGAAGGATTTGGAGATATCCATGACACTGAAATGATTCCGGGCATGTGCAAGTGCAACGCTTCTCTCGCTAAACCTGTACTAGTATGATCTACAGGTGCCGGTAGCTATGGCCAGAATGTTGCTTATGTTTTTCGTTGCCTGAAAATGACTCCAAGGGGCACAATGATCGCCTCCCACTGAATGATTGAAATGCTGCATATGCTCCATTTGTCTCCTTCTGCTTGGCGGTAGCATTTATCCTTCCCCTTTTGTTCCGGagctgatttttttaatacactCCCCTGAGCTAAAAAAATACTCctactttccttttttttcaattaataatACAGCTAAATTAGAGTGAGTTAAGATCTACTCctactttcctttttttttcaattaataatACAGCTACCCTCAATGCACAGCTGCCTTGGTGGCTACTGAGATGCAACTTTAGTTAAGTACTTGCCATGGATTTTTAGCATTCCAAACGTGCAGATTGGGACTTTTCACCCTATAATCCCCATTGGCTATTGCTACCTTTTTATCCTCGTGGCAAGTTGGCTAATGGCAACACCCAGCACCCCCACACGAGGAACAGAAGAGATCTCCGTGGAGAGGACCACAGGCACAACGGGGTACGTGCACACTGTTTAGGAGTGTGAGAGCTAGAACCGACCATCCAACCATGAAAGTATGCAAACCAAGATGGAAGTGTGTAACCTTTTTACCGCATCATCACCCCCTGTTCATTAGAAGTGTCTCCGATTTTGGTACTTACTTACATGTCTAGTTATAAAAAGCATGCCTGGAAATCCTTTAcgttagagcacccgcaatggttatctatagactctctacaagagatccatgtcagcatattttcctatttgaaagagattaaatgaagaaagagagcaaatctatctactaacctggagatagtctatagagaaaaacgagacaatgcattagagagctatagatacccatgtagacatactatttatgtggtttactattaatctagtctattgctgagatatacatgttttatagagagcaccttactttaccatcgCGGATGCTCTTAGAGGCCGATTGGGCAAGAAAATATTACAAGGACAACAAAAGTCAAATTAATAAATTGGATTGTGATCttaataaatccattttttctTGCATGTACTGTTTGTCCGTCTTTCGGTATCCAGTTCTCCATGACCTGCTCCCCGAGAGCATTGTGTCTTGAGCACCCTTTATAGTGTATACAGATCGTTTAAAAAACCACAAAATTTCAAGGTTTCAACACGGGAGGAAagaaaatttgaacaaattttatgGTATTTGAGAAATTCAAATTTACCACAGTAAACACAAGTGgaatttcatcaaaatttggtaaaaaaacGTTGTACTGCCAGGGTCGGGATTTGGTAGTCCATTGGAAAGGCGGACCTTATTATAGACAAGGGCTCTGGATTTCTTCCCTAGAGAGGtggtattttgttttttttattagagaaaattccttgaatagaatttaaaattgttaaatttttttatatgccattgaaaacaTGCATTGACTTATATAGCACTGAGATATCATTTTTTGACCTTATATGGCACTGTTGTTAGTCCACCATCTACATGAGCACATGATATAAGTGAACTGCAAAATGAATAGCAAAAACTTTTGCTCCTTCTCTCCAGATATATGAATGGTACTCGAACTTGACCAACATGGCTCATAGCAGCGCTCTAGCTGATCCTCGAGTAGTAATAAGAAAGCCTAGCAAAGGATAAGGAACTATCCGATCCGATGCAGTCACTAGAACACCGGTTACTACCATTAACATATGAGCCCATTCACCTCTGAACCCACgtaccaaaatcccttatatttaggaacggagagagtagtaccTAGGTCGTGATGCATTGGAAGACCTGGGTGTCATAGAAAAGCAAGAAAAAATGGTTTAGTGGTATAtaagaaatataaataataataatttttatgaaaaataatagAATAGAACGTGGTACagaaggtagagagagagacataaaattttactctttttattagtttatatgataaaaaaatgtataaacaTTTTTGGATAGTAGCATGTATTCTATTAGGGCTCAGGAGACACACATCGCTTTGCCAAATGACACGGTGATTTGAAAAAGGGCATGAAAAGATGAAAGATTGGTAACTTACGTTGATTCGAGGAGATGCTATCTATGAAAGCGCAAGTAAACAATTTGTAATTGCTCTATCATAATAAGCGACACACATCAACTCACGAAAGGACAAGATGAGTTATAAAGATATGGCATTGGAGAAGGTGAGAGGCGAAAATTTGGTAAATTCCACTTCTTGTAGGAGATCACAAGTAAAACTATCCGCTTTGTTAATTGTCACATAGAAATGGCTTCTAGTGATGTAGTTATTCTGTCATAAGCTAAGAGACATGCATTACTTTGCAAAAAGACACGATGATTTGAAAAGAGACGCGAAGAgatcaaaatttggcaacttCCATTCATCATAATTGAAGTTACTCACTTAGTAAAGGCTGTTTGGAAACGATAGGctaacaaacgataaaaaacaatagatcaatcacaaaagacacgagatttaatatggaaaaccctcctaaaacaggagagaaaaaaccacgggcgccagccagcaaaatatcttcactatatctgaggtgaggttacgtcgccgcacggcggcttacaagaggtatatatatggtggaaccttaaaagggatgatgatcagccttcgctccgctacggcagaagttggcctttattaagtgcaaatgaatttagatcacaactcaacaaaggCCACGTGGAAAAGGTTTTTAACGGTTTTTAGGTGTTTGTTCGGgcctactcccttcatcctaaaAGAACAAACCAATCCATCCATTCGCAAAAATACATGCAAAGGACATAGAGAGAACAATTTGGAAACTTCtgtttttagtttttatataaaaaatccaCTTGATACGAACTCCTGTAATAATATGATGGTAGACTTTTAATGTGTGTTTGTCACCGTAACCAGCCTACctcattaaaaaaacacatcttAGGACAAAAACACgattatatacttaaaaaaatgaggACGAAAAACCTCTAGATCTCCAACTAGAAAAAGctattaaaaaactaaaaaaaagaaaaagaaagagagatggtCACCATAAGCACCACCCCAATCCATGTCCACATCCCAGCTGGCAATCGTCGTTGCTTACTGCGCTCTCTTTCCGTACGCGCTGATAGATCCAGCACAATATAAGACGCGGGTCTACATGCGACCCCACGCCGCTCTCTTACCTCACCAGCGACGTGTTCTCCACAGCACACACCCAAAGTAAACCCCGTTCTGACGGAACCAAAACCAAAccggggcagcagcagcagcagcagcagtagaagaaaaaaaagaaccccACGACGATCCAACCCCCCATCCCCAACCACAACACCGACGACACGTCaacaaacagtaaaaaaaagatcGCTTTCTCTCCACCCGTGTCAACTCATCTCCCAGTCCCAGTCCCAGTCCCAGTCCCAGCAAATCAGCTCGCCGACTTcgcacgagagagagagctcaCGCTGCTCCCTTCCCTGTACTATACAAAACCAGTATAGCAACGCAACGCGTGCACCGTGGCGTGGCTGGCTGGATAACGGCGACGCCGATCGATCGCTCGCTCGCCCGATCGGAGGCGTTTGCGCTGCGTTGGCCTGggccagccgccgctgccgccctttTTTCCCCCCCGCGGCCCGGCCTTATCAACACCGGGGGGATGCAAAATCCACAATCCAATCCCACCGCCGCTCCGTGCCTGTGCCCCCTGCCCGTGTGTTGTCCACTCGCCACGCAGTTTTTGTACGTAGAAAACCACACGGCGTGTGGTGTGGTGTAAAAAAGGGCGTGGCACGTGGGCACGAATCGCGGGGCGGGATCGGACGGTAGCCcgcccacccaccaccaccccgcAGCGGAAAGGGCAACGTGCCGGATTGGCaccagcgagcgagcgagagggGGGGAGTGTGACCCACAGTGGCGCGGGCCTTCCGCCTCATCATCCCGATGCCTCTCTGACTCCCACCGCATCTCCCCCAATAGAAAGGCAAGCGAAaattagagagagaagagagaagcaAAGGGAgactgcgagagagagagagagagagaaagaaaaaaaagtttttttttccttcccttcccttcccttcctctTCGCCCcgtccaccgcccgccgccgcgcagtaGCGCAGTTcttggggagggggagggggagggggaggggggagctgCGGGTGAGGGGGGGTGGAGCTGTGGCGGCGGCAGATCGAGAGGAGATGCCACCCAATCCGACGGGGACGGAGGGGGAGCCCGGGCCGGCGGTGGAGCCGGctccggcgggggcgggggcggcgccggtggtcaAGAAGAAGAGGAATCTCCCCGGAACGCCAGGTGAGAGCGCGCGCTCGCGGGGTTGCTTTTTTCCTTTGGGGTTTCGGTGGTGGGTGCTATGCTTTCTACTACTTCGAGGCGTGGTTTGATGGGTGGTGTGCGCGGGGGCAGATCCGGACGCGGAGGTGATCGCGCTGTCGCCGGGGACGCTGCTGGCGACGAACAGGTTCGTGTGCGAGGTGTGCGGGAAGGGGTTCCAGCGAGACCAGAACCTGCAGCTGCACCGCCGCGGCCACAACCTGCCGTGGCGGCTGCGGCAGCGCGGCCCCggtgcggcgccgccgcgccgccgggtgTACGTCTGCCCGGAGCCCGGCTGCGTGCACCACAACCCCACCCGCGCCCTCGGCGACCTCACCGGCATCAAGAAGCACTTCTGCCGCAAGCACGGCGAGAAGCGCTGGACATGCCAGCGCTGCGGCAAGCGCTACGCCGTCCAGGCCGACCTCAAGGCGCACACCAAGACCTGCGGCACCCGCGAGTACCGCTGCGACTGCGGCACCCTCTTCACCAGGTATAGCTTGCTACCCTCGACCCCAAATCCCCATGGTCCCTTGGGGGCAACAAAGAATTTCCATTCTTGCTTGCCTTGATTTTCATTGGTCGGGTTCAGGAGGGACAGCTTCGTGACGCATCGCGCCTTCTGCGGCGCGCTCGTGGAGGAGACGGGCAGGGTGCTCGCCgtgcctgcgccgccgtcgcctcgcccgcCTGATTTGGAGGCCGAGGAGAATGTGGATAAGGataaggaggaggaggtgaaggagaaggagaaggagaaggagctgGAGGAGAATGAGGATTCACCTGTGGCCGAGGTCGATGAGCCGCAGCCCAgccaggcggtggcggaggtgccGCAGCAGTGCGCTccatcaccgccgtcgccgcctccgatACTGCAGGAGCATCCTCAGCCGGTGGTGGCAGTGGTACCAAATGTGGATGGTATGCTTCTTTCAcatttttgttgtttgtttgtcATATTGCCCATAGATAGACTAGACGAGATTTATGGCAAATTGGAGCTCATTTAGTCAATCTTACTACTGTAACAAGAAAGCAATGCATgtgtctttgtttctttcccGATTCGGTTTGGTCATTTGATCGGTTAGCTGAACAATGAGGAGTAACATGTTCCATCCTATTCTGGTGTATCTATTTGCAGAGCAAGAGGTGGTTGCTAAGCCAGCAGTGATTGCCAAGATAGAGGTGGAAGATGAGCGAGATGAGGAGGTTTGCTTTCAGGAAGCGGATCGATACAAAGATGCTGAACTGGAGGACTCAAACCTGCTGGATAATGACACTCCGATGCTGCCTTGTTTCCTTCCCTCGCCCTCGGAGGCCATTGGCACAGATGGCAGCAGCACCAGCTGCGGCACGGGAAGCAGCGTTACCAATGCTATCGCTCCAGCTACGACGACGAGCACGTTCGCTGGTCTGTTTGCGTCGGTCACAACGAGCAGCACTCCCCAAAGCAGATCCCTCCGCGATCTCATCGGCGTCGATCCCACATTCCTCTGCCTTGCAATTGGTGCGCCGTCTTCTCTCTTCCCACAGACAAATGCAAGTGACCCCTGCTCCTTTGCTCCACCTCCAGCACCACACATGTCCGCAACCGCTCTCCTGCAGAAGGCTGCTGAGGTTGGTGCTTCGCAATCAAGCTCATCTTTCCTGAAGGAGTTTGggctcgccgcctccacctcatCGTCTCCCCCATCCAAGCTATCCCAAGGGAGGTTCACTACTGGTAACACACCAACAACATCtcatccacatccacatccacatccgCATCCTCATCCGCCTCAAGGAAGGTTCATGGATAACGTCCCACAGCCGCCACTGCCAGCCAAGCTGCCACATCGAATGTTCACCGATAACAGTGTACAACAGTGGCACCATAGGAGCAACCAGCAAATGGAAATGGAGCCTGGGCCGATGCTACCTGGCGGTCTTGGCCTTGGTCTCACCTATGACAGTGGGAATTCAGGGTTGCCGGACTTGATGATGGGACCATCGGCACTGTACGGTCCCAAGCCTGCTACTCTGGACTTCCTTGGGCTTGGCATTGGAGGGACCATGGGTGGCTCCACTGCAAATGGTGGCCTCCCGGCATTGATGGTTGGAGGAGAGCTGGACATGGGGTCTGCACAGGCGCCATGGGAGGAGGCCAAGAGAAAGACCAACGGCCGCACAATCCTGTGaggttttctttttgcaataacCTTGGGTTTTGTGCTCTGGCTAGCATCATTCTTTCAGCCACCTGCCTGTATTGGTAGAGAGAAACCTAGAACAATGTAAGATGCAGACTTGTAAATACATCCgtgcttcctctcctctcctcctctgcctTCTTCTGTCTAGAATTATTAAAAGGGCTTATTGTTGTTATAGAGGGAAAAATCTGCTGGTCATTTGGAACCTGACCTTTGCTGGTCCTGTTCCTTTCAAACTGT is a genomic window of Oryza glaberrima chromosome 7, OglaRS2, whole genome shotgun sequence containing:
- the LOC127779741 gene encoding zinc finger protein ENHYDROUS-like yields the protein MPPNPTGTEGEPGPAVEPAPAGAGAAPVVKKKRNLPGTPDPDAEVIALSPGTLLATNRFVCEVCGKGFQRDQNLQLHRRGHNLPWRLRQRGPGAAPPRRRVYVCPEPGCVHHNPTRALGDLTGIKKHFCRKHGEKRWTCQRCGKRYAVQADLKAHTKTCGTREYRCDCGTLFTRRDSFVTHRAFCGALVEETGRVLAVPAPPSPRPPDLEAEENVDKDKEEEVKEKEKEKELEENEDSPVAEVDEPQPSQAVAEVPQQCAPSPPSPPPILQEHPQPVVAVVPNVDEQEVVAKPAVIAKIEVEDERDEEVCFQEADRYKDAELEDSNLLDNDTPMLPCFLPSPSEAIGTDGSSTSCGTGSSVTNAIAPATTTSTFAGLFASVTTSSTPQSRSLRDLIGVDPTFLCLAIGAPSSLFPQTNASDPCSFAPPPAPHMSATALLQKAAEVGASQSSSSFLKEFGLAASTSSSPPSKLSQGRFTTGNTPTTSHPHPHPHPHPHPPQGRFMDNVPQPPLPAKLPHRMFTDNSVQQWHHRSNQQMEMEPGPMLPGGLGLGLTYDSGNSGLPDLMMGPSALYGPKPATLDFLGLGIGGTMGGSTANGGLPALMVGGELDMGSAQAPWEEAKRKTNGRTIL